In Candidatus Thermoplasmatota archaeon, a genomic segment contains:
- a CDS encoding class II fumarate hydratase translates to MPADAPPRFRVEKDSMGEVRVPHEALWGAQTQRAVENFPISGRPLPPDVIRALGAIKLACAQVNRDLGRLDAKKAEAIERAAREVAEGRHDAQFPIDVFQTGSGTSSNMNANEVVANLATEILGGRRGEKSVHPNDDVNLGQSSNDVFPSALRVAAVLAIERDLLPALSHLRAALDGKARAFDRVVKIGRTHLMDAVPIRLGQEFSGFASMIEHSIERIEATLPHLRELPIGGTAVGTGLNTHRDFGALVAAKLSADTRSTFLEARNHFEAQGASDSPVWTAGALNATAASLLKIANDVRLLASGPQAGLGEITLPALQPGSSIMPGKVNPVVPEAVTMVCAHVQGQCLAITQGGAWAQLDLATMLPMQAANLVEAIHLLASASRVFADKCVSGIVANEEVCASYVERSISMATALNPLIGYDRAAEIAKTAYRTRRTVREVAYEMSGLTKEQVDAALDPRKQTERGAEGGGSGG, encoded by the coding sequence ATGCCCGCCGACGCGCCCCCGAGGTTCCGCGTGGAGAAGGACAGCATGGGCGAGGTGCGCGTGCCGCACGAGGCCCTGTGGGGCGCGCAGACGCAGCGGGCGGTCGAGAACTTTCCAATCTCGGGAAGGCCTCTTCCGCCCGACGTGATCCGCGCGCTTGGCGCCATCAAGCTCGCGTGCGCGCAGGTGAACCGGGACCTCGGGCGCCTGGACGCCAAGAAGGCCGAGGCGATCGAGCGCGCGGCGCGCGAGGTGGCCGAAGGTAGGCACGACGCGCAGTTTCCCATCGACGTCTTCCAGACGGGAAGCGGAACGTCGAGCAACATGAACGCAAACGAGGTCGTCGCGAACCTCGCGACCGAGATCCTGGGCGGCCGGCGCGGCGAGAAGTCCGTCCACCCCAACGACGACGTGAACCTCGGCCAGTCGAGCAACGACGTGTTCCCAAGCGCGCTTCGCGTGGCCGCGGTGCTCGCGATCGAGCGCGACCTCCTGCCTGCGCTTTCCCACCTGCGCGCCGCCCTCGACGGCAAGGCGCGCGCGTTCGACCGCGTCGTCAAGATCGGCCGCACGCACCTCATGGACGCCGTGCCCATCCGGCTGGGGCAGGAGTTCTCCGGCTTTGCGTCCATGATCGAGCACTCGATCGAGCGGATCGAAGCGACGCTCCCCCACCTGCGGGAGCTTCCCATCGGGGGAACGGCCGTGGGCACGGGCCTCAACACGCACCGCGACTTTGGCGCGCTCGTGGCGGCCAAGCTCTCCGCCGACACGCGCTCCACGTTCCTCGAGGCGCGCAACCACTTCGAGGCCCAGGGCGCAAGCGACAGCCCCGTTTGGACGGCCGGCGCGCTGAACGCGACGGCGGCAAGCCTGCTCAAGATCGCAAACGACGTGCGCCTCCTCGCGTCCGGGCCCCAGGCGGGCTTGGGCGAGATCACGCTGCCCGCGCTCCAGCCGGGCTCCTCCATCATGCCCGGCAAGGTGAACCCCGTCGTCCCGGAGGCGGTCACGATGGTCTGCGCGCACGTGCAGGGCCAATGCCTCGCGATCACGCAGGGCGGCGCGTGGGCGCAGCTTGACCTCGCCACGATGCTTCCCATGCAGGCGGCAAACCTCGTCGAAGCGATCCACCTGCTGGCGAGCGCAAGCCGCGTGTTCGCGGACAAGTGCGTCTCGGGCATCGTCGCCAACGAGGAGGTTTGCGCAAGCTACGTCGAGCGCTCCATCTCCATGGCCACGGCCTTGAACCCTCTCATCGGCTACGACCGCGCGGCCGAGATCGCAAAGACCGCCTACCGCACCCGCCGCACCGTGCGCGAGGTCGCCTACGAGATGAGCGGCCTCACGAAGGAGCAGGTGGACGCCGCGCTCGACCCGCGCAAGCAGACGGAGCGCGGCGCGGAAGGCGGCGGCTCGGGCGGCTGA
- a CDS encoding iron-sulfur cluster assembly accessory protein gives MNYDTSETTMSDHHGHSHGHSHGSAQTVPAPVATGTGVSITKPAAEQLKKAAEAQGKAGHGLRVDVYPGGCAGFMYELSFQKEAQAGDKVVDVEGIKIFMDSNNEPVLQGITIDYIDSLMGGGFQINNPNAQSSCGCGKSFG, from the coding sequence GTGAACTACGACACGAGCGAAACGACCATGTCCGACCACCATGGACATTCCCACGGGCATTCCCACGGCTCCGCCCAAACCGTTCCGGCGCCCGTCGCAACCGGCACCGGCGTGAGCATCACCAAGCCCGCCGCCGAGCAGCTGAAGAAAGCCGCCGAGGCGCAGGGCAAGGCCGGGCACGGCCTTCGCGTCGACGTGTACCCCGGCGGCTGCGCCGGGTTCATGTACGAGCTGTCCTTCCAGAAGGAAGCCCAAGCAGGCGACAAGGTCGTCGACGTCGAGGGCATCAAGATCTTCATGGACTCGAACAACGAGCCCGTCCTCCAAGGCATCACGATCGACTACATCGACAGCCTCATGGGCGGCGGATTCCAGATCAACAACCCGAACGCGCAGAGCAGCTGCGGGTGCGGAAAGTCGTTCGGTTGA
- a CDS encoding (2Fe-2S) ferredoxin domain-containing protein produces MTAPYRSVAFVCTTGDTCPLQGSVEIRTWLKAEAKKRGIKGVRVNASGCLNQCGHGPMLVVYPDDVWYAHVDRAAAERILEEHLVGGTPVRDLEYRPVRPGANKLPRDEATKAVLRDHPEYKPCNRC; encoded by the coding sequence ATGACGGCGCCGTACCGCTCCGTGGCCTTCGTGTGCACGACCGGCGACACGTGCCCCCTGCAAGGCAGCGTGGAGATCCGCACGTGGCTCAAAGCGGAGGCCAAGAAGCGCGGCATCAAAGGCGTCCGGGTGAACGCGTCGGGCTGCCTCAACCAGTGCGGGCACGGGCCCATGCTCGTCGTGTACCCGGACGACGTCTGGTACGCGCACGTGGACCGCGCGGCGGCGGAGCGCATCCTCGAGGAGCACCTTGTCGGCGGAACGCCCGTCCGCGACCTCGAGTACCGCCCGGTCCGGCCCGGCGCGAACAAGCTTCCGCGCGACGAGGCGACAAAGGCGGTCCTTCGCGACCATCCGGAGTACAAGCCCTGCAATCGCTGCTAG